One window of Bactrocera tryoni isolate S06 chromosome 2, CSIRO_BtryS06_freeze2, whole genome shotgun sequence genomic DNA carries:
- the LOC120769588 gene encoding fez family zinc finger protein erm has protein sequence MVYFSPRGMQPCSPSGVIAVMPPSKSPTMETAAGQQANAHLSDSSAADKEQGAEQQRAATPVSSNNTTNTTNTSTNLPNARACPLKFSIAKIMEPDQRASCESINAPEDSERSCSPIEVASDECESERAELQLSSASSQQCANAENYDSAFKKYVPSSATSAAAAAAAVAANTVNNVAAVQQFVNTRHQELMSQYPLLYYAPNQLMCAAAAAQYAALTAAQQQTLLGNTGAAAHLSSFTASLNNFHTQSLRRNLSASGHHLAAAAAAAAAAQAQAHHAHHQALASAHPQLQQTLEKQQQQQHQQHKMRDSAAGAYHSMKRKHNASAAAATAAAQSATSIHEHNSSRASSPASRHLRSPSPNSMDDSPGSTSGKQKTFSCLECGKVFNAHYNLTRHMPVHTGARPFVCKVCGKGFRQASTLCRHKIIHTSEKPHKCQTCGKAFNRSSTLNTHTRIHAGYKPFVCEYCGKGFHQKGNYKNHKLTHSGEKAYKCNICNKAFHQIYNLTFHMHTHNDKKPYTCKVCAKGFCRNFDLKKHMRKLHELGGSDLLDDDSPPSYERRREYTRREYTRREAHLGYHAHLPHGSQLTPDSSAGSLSPPINVTTPPLSSGGGGDSSNPAWHTPQYQTLTNAHQSAAVNATTPASAYAPHHLLPQVASSSFRATAEYSSSSAFIQLASAASTSASTSAAQMLSAHQHQHQQQQAHQHNQHHHQHNHNQSPMHHHHQRLSAAAAVSAMDQVPFIAKVF, from the coding sequence AGTCCGCGTGGCATGCAACCGTGTAGTCCATCGGGCGTTATTGCAGTGATGCCGCCATCGAAGAGTCCCACCATGGAAACGGCCGCCGGACAGCAAGCAAATGCTCACCTCAGTGACAGCAGCGCTGCCGATAAGGAACAAGGCGCGGAGCAACAGCGCGCCGCAACGCCTGTCAGCAGCAACAATACGACGAATACAACAAACACCAGCACAAATCTGCCTAATGCACGCGCTTGTCCGCTCAAATTTTCCATTGCGAAAATTATGGAGCCCGATCAACGCGCCAGCTGCGAAAGTATCAATGCGCCCGAAGATTCCGAACGCTCGTGCAGTCCCATTGAGGTCGCCAGCGATGAGTGTGAGTCAGAGCGCGCCGAATTGCAATTATCAAGCGCTAGCAGCCAGCAATGCGCAAATGCTGAGAACTATGATTCCGCTTTCAAAAAGTATGTGCCATCTTCCGCCACCTCGGCCgcggctgctgctgccgccgtcGCCGCCAACACTGTGAACAATGTTGCCGCTGTGCAGCAGTTTGTTAATACGCGCCATCAGGAATTAATGTCACAATATCCGTTGCTATATTATGCGCCCAATCAGTTGATGTGCGCCGCCGCCGCAGCGCAATATGCAGCGCTCACTGCCGCGCAGCAACAAACTCTACTTGGTAATACCGGTGCTGCCGCGCATTTGAGTAGTTTCACCGCGTCGCTTAACAATTTTCACACGCAATCGCTGCGCCGTAATCTCAGCGCCTCTGGACATCATTTAGCCGccgctgcagcagcagcagctgccgCACAGGCACAGGCGCATCATGCACACCACCAAGCGCTTGCCAGCGCACACCCGCAGCTGCAGCAGACGCTGGaaaaacagcagcagcaacaacaccaacagcatAAAATGCGCGACAGCGCTGCTGGCGCATATCACAGCATGAAACGCAAGCATAACGCGAGCGCTGCAGCTGCCACCGCCGCCGCGCAATCCGCTACGTCAATTCATGAGCACAACTCATCGCGCGCTTCCTCACCCGCCTCACGTCATCTACGTTCGCCGTCCCCCAACTCAATGGATGACAGTCCTGGCTCTACATCGGGCAAGCAAAAGACATTCTCATGCCTGGAATGTGGCAAGGTCTTCAACGCGCACTACAATCTTACGCGCCATATGCCGGTGCACACTGGCGCGCGTCCATTTGTTTGCAAAGTTTGCGGTAAAGGTTTTCGACAGGCTTCAACGCTTTGTCGCCATAAAATCATACACACCTCCGAGAAGCCGCACAAGTGTCAGACCTGTGGCAAGGCCTTCAATCGCTCCTCTACGCtgaacacgcacacacgcattCACGCCGGCTACAAGCCCTTCGTATGCGAATATTGCGGCAAAGGTTTCCACCAGAAAGGCAACTACAAGAATCACAAGCTCACGCATAGCGGCGAAAAGGCGTACAAATGCAATATCTGCAACAAGGCTTTCCACCAAATCTATAACCTCACCtttcacatgcacacacacaacgACAAAAAACCCTACACGTGCAAGGTGTGCGCCAAAGGTTTCTGTCGCAACTTCGACCTGAAGAAACATATGCGCAAGTTGCACGAGTTGGGCGGCAGCGATCTGCTCGACGATGACTCGCCACCAAGCTATGAACGCCGACGCGAGTATACGCGTCGTGAATATACGCGCCGCGAAGCGCATCTCGGCTACCACGCGCACTTACCACACGGCAGCCAGTTGACGCCCGACTCCTCTGCTGGCAGCTTATCGCCGCCGATCAATGTCACTACACCGCCGCTCTCTAGCGGTGGTGGCGGTGATAGCAGCAACCCCGCTTGGCATACGCCGCAGTACCAAACGCTAACCAACGCGCACCAGTCAGCAGCTGTAAATGCAACAACGCCTGCCAGCGCCTACGCACCGCATCACCTTTTGCCTCAGGTGGCCAGCAGCAGCTTTCGTGCAACCGCCGAGTACTCTAGCAGCTCCGCATTCATTCAACTAGCCAGCGCAGCTTCCACGAGCGCCTCCACCAGTGCCGCACAAATGTTATCGGctcaccaacaccaacaccaacaacagcaggcGCATCAGCACAACCAACATCATCACCAGCACAACCACAACCAAAGTCCGAtgcatcatcatcatcagcgtCTGTCGGCGGCTGCTGCCGTCTCCGCCATGGATCAGGTGCCCTTCATAGCGAAAGTGTTTTGA